The following coding sequences are from one Ramlibacter henchirensis window:
- the proC gene encoding pyrroline-5-carboxylate reductase produces MNFQDTAIAFVGGGNMATAILGGLLKKGLPAARVQVVEPWAEARERLSRDFGVAASEQAGPALAQANLVVWAVKPQTFRDAAAAVAPHARGALHLSVAAGITSDSMARWLGTERIVRSMPNTPALVGRGMTALFARAAVSAPDRALVEQVLAPTGATLWVDAEAQLDAVTALSGSGPAYVFYFIEAMTRAGQEMGLPAGTAQQLAIGTFCGASELARASSEPPSVLRERVTSKGGTTHAALTSMEQSGVADRFVQAMHAACKRASELGAEFGRDRPAT; encoded by the coding sequence ATGAACTTCCAGGACACGGCCATCGCCTTCGTAGGCGGCGGCAACATGGCCACCGCCATCCTCGGCGGACTGCTGAAGAAGGGGCTGCCCGCCGCGCGCGTGCAGGTGGTCGAGCCGTGGGCGGAGGCGCGCGAGCGGCTCTCGCGGGATTTCGGCGTGGCTGCCAGCGAGCAGGCTGGCCCCGCGTTGGCGCAAGCGAACCTCGTCGTGTGGGCCGTCAAGCCGCAGACCTTTCGCGATGCGGCGGCCGCCGTCGCGCCACATGCCCGGGGGGCCCTGCACCTGAGCGTCGCGGCCGGCATCACTTCGGACAGCATGGCGCGTTGGCTGGGCACCGAGCGAATCGTGCGCTCCATGCCCAACACACCCGCGTTGGTCGGGCGCGGCATGACGGCCTTGTTCGCACGCGCTGCCGTGTCCGCTCCCGATCGCGCGCTGGTCGAGCAGGTCCTCGCGCCCACCGGGGCCACACTGTGGGTCGATGCCGAAGCGCAGCTCGACGCGGTCACAGCCCTCTCCGGCTCCGGTCCGGCCTATGTCTTCTATTTCATCGAAGCGATGACCCGCGCCGGTCAGGAAATGGGACTGCCCGCCGGAACGGCGCAGCAACTTGCCATCGGAACGTTCTGCGGGGCTTCGGAGCTCGCACGCGCGTCGAGCGAACCACCGTCGGTGCTGCGCGAACGCGTGACCTCCAAGGGCGGCACGACGCACGCCGCGCTGACGTCGATGGAGCAGTCCGGTGTCGCCGACCGCTTCGTGCAGGCGATGCACGCCGCCTGCAAGCGCGCCTCCGAACTGGGCGCCGAATTCGGCCGCGACAGGCCCGCTACTTGA
- a CDS encoding glycerol-3-phosphate dehydrogenase/oxidase, with protein MTREETWARLSSAGPFDVLVVGGGATGLGVALDAAARGFSVALLESHDFGGGTSSRATKLLHGGVRYLAQGNIALVREALHERTVLLRNAPHLAQPLAFVMPSYKLWETPFYGAGLKLYDALAGRAGLAPTRFLSRAETLQALPTAQPAGLKGGVEYWDGQFDDARLAVTLARTAEKQGAVLLNYCAVTGLVHEGGRTVGVRCEDRESGRSGEVRGRCVINAAGVWVDHLRQLDGQALGRPVRAMVAPSQGVHVVVDRKFLPGRHALMVPKTADGRVLFGVPWLGKVILGTTDTPRADLPREPQPFEEELALILGEAKRYLATAPTLSDIRSLWVGLRPLVRPNGDDGAATKSISREHTVLVSRSGLVTVTGGKWTTYRAMAEDVLERCFAARLLTRAKAGVTTNLKLVGGDVAQGAAVPVCDPPGLHGYGSEAPRVQALPGAGAELGGGLTEAMVRFAAREEYARTVEDVLARRSRLLFLDAALAMRLGPAVARLLREETGSDPREVDFARLAAGYLPQRQPA; from the coding sequence ATGACTCGAGAAGAAACGTGGGCCCGGCTGTCGTCGGCCGGGCCCTTCGACGTGCTGGTGGTGGGGGGCGGTGCGACGGGCCTGGGCGTCGCGCTGGACGCGGCCGCACGCGGATTTTCGGTGGCGCTGCTCGAATCGCACGACTTCGGCGGCGGCACGTCGTCGCGCGCCACCAAGCTGCTGCACGGCGGCGTGCGCTACCTGGCGCAGGGAAACATCGCGCTGGTGCGCGAGGCGCTTCACGAGCGCACTGTGCTGCTGCGCAACGCGCCGCACCTTGCGCAGCCGCTGGCCTTCGTCATGCCCTCGTACAAGCTGTGGGAGACGCCGTTCTATGGCGCGGGCCTGAAGCTCTACGACGCGCTGGCCGGCAGGGCGGGGCTCGCGCCGACTCGCTTCCTGAGCCGCGCCGAGACGCTGCAGGCGCTTCCGACGGCGCAGCCTGCCGGCCTGAAGGGCGGGGTCGAGTACTGGGATGGCCAGTTCGACGACGCAAGGCTCGCGGTGACGCTGGCCCGCACCGCCGAAAAACAGGGCGCGGTGCTGCTCAATTACTGCGCGGTGACCGGGCTTGTGCACGAGGGCGGCCGGACCGTGGGCGTGCGCTGCGAGGACCGCGAGTCGGGCCGCAGCGGCGAGGTCCGCGGCCGCTGCGTGATCAACGCTGCCGGCGTCTGGGTCGATCACCTCCGGCAGCTCGATGGCCAGGCGCTCGGCCGGCCGGTTCGCGCGATGGTGGCCCCCAGCCAGGGGGTGCACGTCGTCGTCGACCGCAAGTTCCTGCCCGGGCGGCATGCGCTGATGGTGCCCAAGACCGCCGACGGCCGCGTGCTGTTCGGCGTGCCCTGGCTGGGCAAGGTGATCCTGGGCACGACCGACACGCCTCGCGCCGACCTGCCGCGCGAGCCGCAGCCGTTCGAGGAGGAGCTGGCGTTGATCCTGGGCGAAGCGAAGCGGTACTTGGCGACCGCGCCGACGCTGTCGGACATTCGCAGCTTGTGGGTCGGGCTGCGGCCGCTGGTCCGGCCGAACGGCGACGACGGGGCCGCCACCAAGTCGATCAGCCGGGAGCACACCGTGCTGGTCAGCCGCTCGGGGCTGGTCACGGTGACGGGCGGCAAGTGGACCACCTACCGCGCAATGGCCGAAGACGTGCTGGAGCGGTGCTTCGCCGCGCGGCTCCTGACGCGAGCCAAGGCGGGAGTGACCACCAACTTGAAGCTGGTCGGCGGCGATGTCGCGCAAGGCGCCGCGGTGCCGGTGTGCGACCCGCCGGGCCTGCACGGCTACGGCTCCGAGGCGCCCCGGGTGCAGGCGCTGCCGGGCGCCGGCGCCGAACTGGGCGGCGGCCTGACGGAGGCGATGGTGCGGTTCGCCGCGCGCGAGGAATACGCCCGCACGGTGGAAGACGTGCTGGCGCGGCGCTCGCGCCTGCTGTTCCTGGACGCGGCGCTGGCGATGCGCCTCGGACCGGCGGTGGCGCGGCTGCTGCGCGAGGAAACCGGATCCGACCCGCGCGAAGTCGATTTCGCCCGGCTCGCGGCCGGCTACCTGCCCCAACGCCAGCCGGCCTGA
- the rplN gene encoding 50S ribosomal protein L14, whose product MIQTESRLEVADNTGAKSVLCIKVLGGSKRRYASVGDIIKVSIKEAAPRGRVKKGEVYSAVVVRTAKGIRRGDGSLVKFDGNAAVLLNNKLEPIGTRIFGPVTRELRTERFMKIVSLAPEVL is encoded by the coding sequence ATGATCCAGACTGAATCCCGGCTCGAAGTCGCCGACAACACGGGCGCGAAGTCCGTGCTTTGCATCAAGGTGCTCGGTGGCTCCAAGCGTCGCTACGCCAGCGTGGGCGACATCATCAAGGTGAGCATCAAGGAAGCGGCCCCGCGCGGCCGCGTCAAGAAGGGCGAGGTCTACAGCGCCGTCGTGGTGCGCACCGCCAAGGGCATCCGCCGCGGCGACGGCTCGCTCGTGAAGTTCGACGGCAACGCCGCCGTGCTGCTCAACAACAAGCTGGAGCCGATCGGCACCCGCATCTTCGGCCCGGTGACGCGCGAGCTGCGCACCGAGCGCTTCATGAAGATCGTGTCGCTGGCGCCCGAAGTCCTCTAA
- the rplX gene encoding 50S ribosomal protein L24 yields MNKIRKGDEVIVLAGRDKGKRGKVILRKDDDRVVVEGINLVKKHTKPNPMKGTTGGIVEKAMPIHQSNVAIFNPATGKADRVGVKVQGDKRVRVFKSSGEEIKVA; encoded by the coding sequence ATGAACAAGATTCGCAAAGGCGACGAGGTCATCGTCCTCGCGGGCCGCGACAAGGGCAAGCGCGGCAAGGTCATCCTGCGCAAGGACGACGACCGCGTGGTGGTCGAGGGCATCAACCTGGTGAAGAAGCACACCAAGCCCAACCCGATGAAGGGCACGACCGGCGGCATCGTGGAGAAGGCCATGCCGATCCACCAGTCCAACGTGGCGATCTTCAATCCCGCCACCGGCAAGGCCGACCGGGTCGGCGTCAAGGTCCAGGGCGACAAGCGCGTGCGCGTCTTCAAGTCCAGCGGCGAAGAAATCAAGGTGGCATGA
- the rplE gene encoding 50S ribosomal protein L5: MARLQQHYREKLVPELTQKFGYKSPMEVPRLTKITLNMGVSEAVADKKVMDNAVGDLTKIAGQKPVVTKAKKAIAGFKIREGQPIGCMVTLRGEKMFEFLDRFVTVALPRVRDFRGISGRAFDGRGNYNIGVKEQIIFPEIEYDKVDALRGLNISITTTAKTDEEAKALLQGFRFPFKN; this comes from the coding sequence ATGGCACGACTGCAGCAGCATTACCGCGAGAAGCTTGTCCCCGAGCTGACCCAGAAGTTCGGCTACAAGTCGCCGATGGAGGTCCCGCGCCTTACCAAGATCACGCTGAACATGGGCGTGAGCGAGGCGGTGGCCGACAAGAAGGTCATGGACAACGCCGTCGGCGACCTGACCAAGATCGCCGGCCAGAAGCCCGTGGTCACCAAGGCCAAGAAGGCCATCGCCGGCTTCAAGATCCGCGAAGGCCAGCCGATCGGCTGCATGGTCACCCTGCGCGGCGAGAAGATGTTCGAGTTCCTCGACCGTTTCGTCACCGTGGCCCTGCCGCGCGTGCGCGACTTCCGCGGCATCTCCGGCCGCGCCTTCGACGGCCGCGGCAACTACAACATCGGCGTGAAGGAACAGATCATCTTCCCCGAGATCGAGTACGACAAGGTCGACGCCCTGCGCGGCCTGAACATCAGCATCACCACCACGGCCAAGACCGACGAGGAAGCCAAGGCGCTCCTCCAGGGCTTCCGTTTCCCGTTCAAGAACTGA
- the rpsN gene encoding 30S ribosomal protein S14, which produces MAKTALIQRELKRDKLVAQYAKKYAELKATAGDVKKSEEERAAARLALQKLPRNANPTRQRNRCEITGRPRGTFRQFGLARNKIREMAFTGDIPGVIKASW; this is translated from the coding sequence GTGGCAAAAACTGCTTTGATCCAGCGCGAACTCAAGCGTGACAAGCTCGTCGCCCAGTACGCGAAGAAGTACGCGGAACTGAAGGCGACCGCCGGCGATGTGAAGAAGAGCGAGGAAGAGCGCGCCGCCGCGCGCCTGGCCCTGCAGAAGCTGCCGCGCAACGCCAACCCGACCCGCCAGCGCAACCGCTGCGAGATCACGGGCCGCCCGCGCGGCACCTTCCGCCAGTTCGGCCTGGCCCGAAACAAGATCCGCGAGATGGCCTTCACGGGCGACATCCCGGGCGTGATCAAGGCCAGCTGGTAA
- the rpsH gene encoding 30S ribosomal protein S8, with translation MSMSDPIADLLTRIRNAQMVAKPSVSVPASNLKVAIAQVLKDEGYIDGFEVKKDGNKSELEISLKYYAGRPVIERIERVSRPGLRIYKGRNAIPQVQNGLGVAIVTTPKGVMTDRKARASGVGGEVLCYVA, from the coding sequence ATGAGCATGAGTGATCCCATCGCCGACCTGCTGACCCGCATCCGCAACGCGCAGATGGTGGCCAAGCCGTCGGTGAGCGTGCCGGCGTCCAACCTCAAGGTCGCGATCGCCCAGGTCCTGAAGGACGAGGGCTACATCGACGGTTTCGAGGTCAAGAAGGACGGCAACAAGAGCGAGCTCGAGATCTCGCTGAAGTACTACGCCGGCCGTCCCGTCATCGAGCGCATCGAGCGCGTCAGCCGCCCCGGCCTGCGCATCTACAAGGGCCGCAACGCCATTCCGCAGGTGCAGAACGGCCTGGGCGTCGCCATCGTCACCACCCCCAAGGGCGTGATGACCGACCGCAAGGCGCGCGCCAGCGGCGTGGGCGGCGAAGTGCTGTGCTACGTGGCCTAA
- the rplF gene encoding 50S ribosomal protein L6, with translation MSRVGKMPVAVPQGVDVQIKDDQISVKGTGGTLSLAQNALVKVSSKDGKLSFEPADESREANAMSGTMRQLVNNMVLGVTKGFEKKLSLVGVGYKATAQGAKLNLSVGYSHPVNKDMPAGITVQTPAPTEIVVKGADRQKVGQVAAEIRAIRPPEPYKGKGIRYADEKIVIKETKKK, from the coding sequence ATGTCCCGAGTAGGAAAGATGCCGGTCGCCGTCCCGCAGGGCGTGGACGTGCAGATCAAGGACGACCAGATCAGCGTCAAGGGCACGGGCGGCACGCTGTCGCTCGCGCAGAACGCGCTGGTCAAGGTGAGCAGCAAGGACGGCAAGCTGTCGTTCGAGCCGGCCGACGAATCGCGCGAAGCCAACGCCATGAGCGGCACCATGCGTCAGCTGGTGAACAACATGGTGCTGGGCGTCACCAAGGGCTTCGAGAAGAAGCTGAGCCTGGTGGGCGTGGGCTACAAGGCCACCGCGCAGGGCGCCAAGCTGAACCTGTCGGTGGGCTATTCGCACCCCGTCAACAAGGACATGCCCGCGGGCATCACCGTGCAGACGCCGGCGCCCACCGAGATCGTGGTCAAGGGCGCCGACCGCCAGAAGGTCGGCCAGGTTGCCGCCGAGATCCGAGCCATCCGTCCGCCCGAGCCTTACAAGGGCAAGGGGATCCGTTACGCGGACGAGAAGATCGTGATCAAGGAAACCAAGAAGAAGTAA